Proteins from one Coffea arabica cultivar ET-39 chromosome 8c, Coffea Arabica ET-39 HiFi, whole genome shotgun sequence genomic window:
- the LOC113705686 gene encoding uncharacterized protein, which yields MAPRKKTTVEPSTRVTRSSTRQAEPIPETPKKRAKTIPENPKKKKAKLVPSKPKQEAEKAEETKGDVVDGSKKTIIVEHCKQCNSFKTRALQVKDGLEKGLDGGVNVILNPEKPRRGCFEIREEGENGEKFISLLEMKRPFTPMKALDMDKVVSDILEKIKG from the coding sequence ATGGCGCCCAGGAAAAAGACAACTGTGGAGCCCTCGACAAGGGTGACTCGCAGTTCAACTAGACAAGCAGAACCTATCCCAGAAACCCCCAAAAAGAGGGCCAAGACAATTCCAGAAAACCCCAAGAAGAAGAAGGCTAAACTTGTCCCATCCAAGCCAAAACAAGAAGCAGAGAAGGCAGAAGAAACCAAGGGCGACGTTGTTGATGGCTCCAAGAAGACGATAATAGTGGAGCATTGCAAGCAGTGTAACTCATTTAAGACAAGGGCTTTGCAGGTGAAAGATGGGCTGGAGAAAGGTCTTGATGGTGGGGTTAATGTGATTCTGAACCCAGAGAAGCCAAGAAGGGGTTGCTTTGAGATCAGGGAGGAAGGTGAAAATGGTGAGAAGTTTATCAGTCTTCTGGAGATGAAGAGGCCCTTTACCCCCATGAAGGCCCTTGACATGGATAAGGTTGTTTCTGACATTCTTGAGAAGATTAAGGGTTGA
- the LOC113707399 gene encoding tetraspanin-10-like isoform X1 gives MNTATSTFVVRWINFLTMLLAVSVIGFGVWMSTHHDSCRKSLTLPVIGLGAIILVISIIGFLGALKNNSILLWIYLILLCLILVGILVFTVFAFIVTNSGSGHQVSGLRYKEYQLQDCSSWFLKQLNNTHNWERLKSCLVKSDDCNNLAREYKTLKQYKSARLTPIEAGCCRPPSECGYPAVNASYYDLSFRPISSNKDCELYKNSRGVKCYNCDSCKAGVAQYMKIEWRAVAIFNVFLFVVLSIIYLVGCCARRNAAKSPEKV, from the exons ATGAATACCGCAACTAGTACCTTTGTCGTTAGATGGATCAACTTTCTCACTATG CTATTAGCTGTTTCTGTAATAGGATTTGGTGTGTGGATGAGCACTCACCATGACAGCTGCCGAAAGTCCCTTACCCTCCCTGTTATAGGCCTTGGTGCAATAATTCTTGTAAT ATCAATAATTGGATTTTTGGGGGCGCTGAAGAACAACTCAATCTTATTGTGGATT TATCTGATCTTGCTTTGCCTCATTTTGGTGGGAATATTGGTCTTTACAGTCTTTGC GTTCATTGTGACAAATAGTGGATCTGGTCATCAAGTGTCTGGTTTGAG GTACAAGGAATATCAACTTCAAGATTGCAGTTCCTGGTTTTTGAAACAG CTCAATAATACACACAACTGGGAACGCTTGAAGAGTTGTCTTGTGAAATCTGATGACTGCAATAACTTGGCAAGAGAATACAAG ACTTTGAAACAATACAAATCAGCGAGACTCACTCCAATAGAAGCTGGTTGCTGTCGTCCACCATCTGA GTGTGGATATCCTGCCGTAAATGCTTCATACTATGACTTGAGCTTTCGACCAATCAGTTCAAACAAGGACTGCGAACTTTACAAAAACTCAAGGGGCGTCAAATGCTACAATTGTGATTCTTGCAA AGCCGGAGTTGCACAATACATGAAGATAGAATGGAGGGCAGTTGCTATCTTTAATGTATTTCTTTTCGTTGTCTTG TCAATAATCTACTTGGTAGGATGCTGTGCAAGACGAAATGCTGCAAAGAGTCCTGAGAAAGTGTGA
- the LOC113707399 gene encoding tetraspanin-10-like isoform X2: MEQLLAVSVIGFGVWMSTHHDSCRKSLTLPVIGLGAIILVISIIGFLGALKNNSILLWIYLILLCLILVGILVFTVFAFIVTNSGSGHQVSGLRYKEYQLQDCSSWFLKQLNNTHNWERLKSCLVKSDDCNNLAREYKTLKQYKSARLTPIEAGCCRPPSECGYPAVNASYYDLSFRPISSNKDCELYKNSRGVKCYNCDSCKAGVAQYMKIEWRAVAIFNVFLFVVLSIIYLVGCCARRNAAKSPEKV, translated from the exons ATGGAGCAGCTATTAGCTGTTTCTGTAATAGGATTTGGTGTGTGGATGAGCACTCACCATGACAGCTGCCGAAAGTCCCTTACCCTCCCTGTTATAGGCCTTGGTGCAATAATTCTTGTAAT ATCAATAATTGGATTTTTGGGGGCGCTGAAGAACAACTCAATCTTATTGTGGATT TATCTGATCTTGCTTTGCCTCATTTTGGTGGGAATATTGGTCTTTACAGTCTTTGC GTTCATTGTGACAAATAGTGGATCTGGTCATCAAGTGTCTGGTTTGAG GTACAAGGAATATCAACTTCAAGATTGCAGTTCCTGGTTTTTGAAACAG CTCAATAATACACACAACTGGGAACGCTTGAAGAGTTGTCTTGTGAAATCTGATGACTGCAATAACTTGGCAAGAGAATACAAG ACTTTGAAACAATACAAATCAGCGAGACTCACTCCAATAGAAGCTGGTTGCTGTCGTCCACCATCTGA GTGTGGATATCCTGCCGTAAATGCTTCATACTATGACTTGAGCTTTCGACCAATCAGTTCAAACAAGGACTGCGAACTTTACAAAAACTCAAGGGGCGTCAAATGCTACAATTGTGATTCTTGCAA AGCCGGAGTTGCACAATACATGAAGATAGAATGGAGGGCAGTTGCTATCTTTAATGTATTTCTTTTCGTTGTCTTG TCAATAATCTACTTGGTAGGATGCTGTGCAAGACGAAATGCTGCAAAGAGTCCTGAGAAAGTGTGA